In a single window of the Acinetobacter tibetensis genome:
- a CDS encoding OmpP1/FadL family transporter: protein MKLKALTTAMILAALPTAGAFAAALDRSGQSISAFLQPGNYFEAGISILDPDVSGKDISGNNASDMAGDYYFPTAALKLQLTDQFSFGLLYDQPYGAEAEYTGNNNFVAKQSDRLLPSASSPTLGQAGLGNVVTGGTSVEVDTQNLNFILGYQPTANWNLYGGAVYQTVKGNVKLRGSAYSLYNGYDADIKETGDFGWLAGVAYQIPEIALKASLTYRSEIEHNAQVNENIPIVNLVAANPTLLFGALGITDPATQQAIGQKLAALGGSGKTDITTPQSVNLDFQTGIMANTVAFANLRWVNWKDFSIQPYKFGLVSQAAGQLLPQLNKPNGFNLVDYSDDQWSANVGVGRKLTEQWAGNVSVGWDSGAGNPVTTLGPTEGYWNLGLGVQYSPTPATFIAGGVKYFWLGDADAQTGAHSAAGTFSDNDALAYGLKLGYRF from the coding sequence ATGAAATTAAAAGCGCTAACTACCGCAATGATTCTCGCAGCATTACCAACCGCTGGAGCATTTGCTGCGGCACTTGACCGTTCAGGACAATCTATTTCTGCCTTCTTGCAACCAGGCAACTATTTTGAAGCAGGTATTTCAATCCTTGATCCGGACGTATCAGGGAAAGATATATCTGGTAACAATGCTAGCGACATGGCTGGGGACTACTACTTCCCTACTGCTGCATTAAAACTACAATTAACTGATCAATTCTCTTTTGGTTTACTTTACGATCAACCATATGGTGCTGAAGCTGAATATACTGGTAACAATAATTTCGTTGCCAAACAAAGCGACCGCTTATTACCATCTGCTAGCAGCCCAACTTTAGGACAAGCTGGTTTAGGCAATGTAGTTACTGGTGGCACATCCGTTGAAGTAGATACTCAAAATTTAAACTTTATCCTAGGCTACCAACCTACAGCTAATTGGAACTTGTATGGTGGTGCTGTTTATCAAACAGTAAAAGGTAATGTGAAACTACGTGGTTCTGCATATAGCCTTTATAATGGTTACGATGCCGACATTAAAGAAACAGGTGACTTTGGCTGGTTAGCAGGTGTCGCTTATCAAATTCCAGAAATTGCATTAAAAGCATCATTAACATATCGTTCTGAAATTGAGCATAATGCACAAGTTAATGAAAATATTCCTATTGTAAACTTGGTTGCAGCAAATCCAACATTATTGTTTGGCGCTCTGGGTATTACAGATCCTGCTACGCAGCAAGCTATCGGTCAGAAACTTGCAGCATTAGGTGGCAGTGGTAAAACTGACATTACAACGCCTCAATCTGTAAATTTAGATTTCCAAACTGGTATTATGGCCAATACAGTTGCCTTTGCTAACCTACGCTGGGTAAACTGGAAAGATTTCTCAATTCAACCATATAAGTTTGGTCTTGTTTCTCAAGCTGCTGGTCAATTACTGCCACAATTAAACAAACCAAATGGTTTTAATTTAGTTGATTACTCAGATGATCAATGGTCAGCAAACGTTGGTGTGGGTCGTAAATTGACTGAACAATGGGCAGGTAATGTATCTGTCGGTTGGGATTCTGGTGCTGGTAACCCTGTAACGACACTAGGCCCAACAGAAGGTTATTGGAACCTTGGTTTAGGTGTTCAATATAGCCCTACACCTGCAACATTCATTGCTGGTGGTGTGAAATACTTCTGGTTAGGCGATGCAGATGCTCAAACTGGCGCTCATTCTGCGGCAGGTACTTTCAGTGACAATGATGCACTTGCATATGGTTTAAAACTCGGCTACCGCTTCTAA
- a CDS encoding OmpP1/FadL family transporter — MKLTALKKAILLCLIPTTSTFAAGLDRSGQSIAAFLQPGNYFEAGISILDPDVSGKDKENNNTGDMAGDYYFPHAALKIQATDHFSVGLIYDQPYGADAEYSGDSGFVENRPVPFKGGTSVVVDTQNLNLLVGYQPNDNWNLYAGAVYQTVDGTVLLRGTTYSVLNGYDFRTGEDESVGWLAGVAYQIPEIALKASVTYRAEIKHKMNAYEHFGLAGLTGNAKLDGVMTALNASSGETELTTPQSVNVDLQTGIMANTVAFANVRWVDWSNFKVQPYNFGKLSQVLGQAGLVANKPNGFNLIDYKDDQISATVGLGRKFSDRWGANVSVGWDSGAGNPVTTLGPTEGFWSVGTGVRFSPAENYFIGAGVKYYWLGDADAVTGAHSAAGTFTDNNAIAYGLNVGYKF, encoded by the coding sequence ATGAAGCTTACAGCTCTTAAAAAAGCAATTTTACTCTGTCTTATTCCTACTACTTCTACATTTGCCGCAGGCCTTGATCGTTCTGGTCAATCTATTGCAGCTTTTCTGCAACCAGGAAACTACTTTGAAGCAGGTATTTCTATACTTGATCCAGATGTTTCAGGCAAAGACAAAGAAAATAATAATACAGGTGACATGGCTGGTGACTATTACTTCCCTCATGCCGCTTTGAAAATCCAAGCAACAGATCATTTCTCTGTTGGCTTGATTTACGACCAACCCTATGGTGCAGATGCTGAATATTCTGGGGATAGTGGTTTTGTAGAAAATCGTCCTGTTCCCTTTAAAGGTGGTACATCTGTTGTTGTTGATACTCAAAACTTAAATTTATTAGTAGGTTATCAACCGAATGATAACTGGAACTTATATGCTGGTGCTGTATATCAAACGGTAGATGGAACAGTCTTACTTCGTGGTACAACCTATAGCGTTCTTAATGGTTATGATTTTAGAACAGGTGAAGATGAGTCTGTTGGTTGGTTAGCGGGTGTTGCTTATCAAATTCCTGAAATTGCATTGAAAGCATCAGTAACTTATCGTGCTGAAATTAAGCATAAAATGAATGCTTATGAGCATTTTGGGCTTGCGGGTTTAACTGGTAATGCAAAACTTGATGGTGTCATGACCGCATTAAATGCTTCAAGTGGTGAAACAGAATTAACCACCCCTCAATCTGTCAATGTCGATTTACAAACAGGCATCATGGCCAATACTGTGGCATTTGCCAATGTACGTTGGGTAGACTGGTCAAACTTCAAAGTTCAACCTTATAACTTTGGCAAACTTTCTCAAGTCCTTGGACAGGCTGGACTTGTAGCGAATAAACCGAATGGTTTTAATCTCATTGATTATAAAGATGATCAAATTTCTGCAACTGTTGGTTTAGGTCGTAAATTTAGTGATCGTTGGGGAGCTAACGTATCAGTAGGTTGGGACTCTGGCGCAGGTAACCCTGTGACTACACTGGGTCCAACAGAAGGCTTTTGGAGTGTAGGAACGGGTGTACGTTTCTCTCCTGCTGAAAATTACTTTATCGGTGCAGGCGTAAAATATTACTGGTTAGGTGATGCTGATGCCGTAACTGGTGCTCATTCTGCAGCAGGAACATTTACTGACAACAATGCCATCGCGTATGGTTTAAATGTAGGCTATAAATTCTAA
- the thrH gene encoding bifunctional phosphoserine phosphatase/homoserine phosphotransferase ThrH, which yields MEVVCLDLEGVLVPEIWINFAKKTGIKALEATTRDIPDYDVLMTQRLNLLKQHNLGLDDIQDVIAEMGPFPGAKEFVEWVSTHFQLIILSDTFYEFAHPLMKQLGWPTIFCHKLETDEQGMISAYKLRQPDQKRQAVKALHGLNFRVIAAGDSYNDTTMLGEADHGFLFDAPENVIAEFPQFPAINGYDALKEAIRKASVRDIPA from the coding sequence ATGGAAGTTGTATGTCTTGATTTAGAGGGTGTGTTAGTTCCAGAAATTTGGATTAACTTTGCAAAAAAAACTGGAATTAAAGCGCTAGAAGCGACAACACGTGATATTCCTGACTACGATGTGTTGATGACACAGCGTTTAAATCTTCTTAAGCAACATAATTTAGGCTTGGATGATATTCAAGATGTGATTGCGGAAATGGGACCATTTCCAGGTGCGAAAGAATTTGTAGAATGGGTCAGTACGCATTTCCAACTGATTATCCTTTCAGACACTTTTTATGAATTTGCACATCCACTGATGAAACAATTGGGTTGGCCAACCATTTTTTGTCATAAGTTAGAAACAGATGAGCAGGGCATGATTTCTGCTTATAAATTACGTCAACCAGACCAAAAACGTCAGGCGGTTAAAGCGCTTCATGGTTTGAACTTCCGTGTGATTGCCGCGGGCGATTCGTATAATGACACCACAATGTTAGGCGAAGCGGATCATGGTTTCTTGTTTGATGCGCCAGAAAATGTGATTGCTGAATTTCCACAATTCCCAGCAATCAATGGTTATGATGCATTAAAAGAAGCCATTCGTAAGGCATCTGTACGTGATATTCCTGCTTAA
- a CDS encoding phosphoadenylyl-sulfate reductase: MTTIPTVDHIDALASEYADKSPSEILELALNQEGEIAISFSGAEDVVLIDMAANLGKPFRVFSLDTGRLHPETYQFIETVRKHYNVNIEICFPESEAVQALVNEKGLFSFYQDDHKECCGIRKVQPLRKKLATLDGWITGQRKDQSPGTRTEIPVVQSDVGFSGPGKQLIKYNPLANWSSAEVWSYIRMMEVPYNPLHERGFISIGCEPCTRPVLPNQHEREGRWWWEEATHKECGLHAGNLSK, from the coding sequence ATGACTACTATCCCTACTGTCGATCATATTGATGCACTTGCATCTGAATATGCAGATAAATCTCCAAGTGAAATTTTAGAACTCGCACTGAATCAAGAAGGTGAAATTGCCATTTCTTTTTCTGGCGCTGAAGATGTTGTACTGATTGATATGGCTGCCAATCTGGGTAAACCATTCCGTGTTTTTAGTTTAGACACGGGGCGTTTACACCCAGAAACCTATCAATTTATTGAAACTGTGCGTAAACATTACAATGTTAATATCGAAATCTGTTTCCCAGAATCTGAAGCAGTCCAAGCGCTTGTCAATGAAAAAGGGTTATTCAGTTTTTACCAAGATGACCATAAAGAATGCTGTGGTATTCGTAAAGTACAACCTTTACGTAAAAAACTGGCGACTTTAGATGGTTGGATTACGGGTCAGCGTAAAGACCAAAGCCCTGGTACACGCACTGAAATTCCAGTGGTTCAATCTGATGTTGGCTTTTCTGGCCCAGGTAAACAGTTGATTAAATACAATCCTTTGGCGAATTGGTCGAGTGCTGAAGTATGGAGCTATATCCGTATGATGGAAGTGCCATACAATCCACTACATGAGCGTGGTTTTATTTCAATTGGCTGTGAACCATGTACGCGTCCTGTATTGCCCAATCAACATGAGCGTGAAGGTCGTTGGTGGTGGGAAGAAGCCACCCATAAAGAATGCGGATTACATGCTGGTAATTTATCAAAATAA